One Rubrobacter aplysinae DNA segment encodes these proteins:
- the pqqB gene encoding pyrroloquinoline quinone biosynthesis protein PqqB: MRVLGAAAGGGFPQWNCNCPQCRAVRYGSRPCRSRTQSSVAVSADYRRWFLLNASPDIRAQIESFPALHPQGVRNSPLRTVLLTDAELDHSLGLLLLREVDSLELHATEEVHEKLYEGTSLLQTLGAYTSVNWRPVSTGTEVPLGDGLSYRAFRVPTNKRARFGDGEEEGVVGYRITDSNTGRTLVYLPGAQELTASVRAQLEDCTCLLFDGTCWQDDELIRLGIAGKTSREMGHLPIGGTDGSLKQLSQLPIERKMYIHINNTNPILLEDSPERSSVEEHGLEVAADGLELEI, translated from the coding sequence GTGCGTGTTCTCGGAGCAGCGGCCGGAGGAGGGTTTCCGCAGTGGAACTGCAACTGCCCACAGTGTCGGGCCGTGCGCTACGGCTCGCGGCCATGCCGCTCGCGCACCCAGTCGTCGGTTGCCGTAAGCGCCGACTATCGGCGATGGTTCCTGCTCAACGCCTCGCCCGATATTCGGGCTCAGATCGAGTCCTTTCCGGCTCTGCACCCACAAGGGGTCAGGAATTCTCCACTGCGGACCGTATTGCTTACCGATGCCGAGTTGGATCACAGCCTCGGTCTGCTGCTGTTGCGAGAGGTTGACAGCCTCGAGTTGCATGCCACCGAGGAGGTTCACGAGAAGCTATATGAAGGCACATCGCTGCTCCAGACGCTCGGCGCCTACACCAGCGTCAACTGGCGTCCGGTCTCTACGGGGACGGAGGTACCGCTGGGGGATGGTCTGTCTTATCGGGCCTTTCGCGTTCCCACGAACAAGCGGGCACGCTTTGGGGACGGTGAGGAGGAAGGCGTTGTGGGGTACCGGATCACCGACTCAAACACTGGACGGACTTTGGTGTACCTACCGGGCGCACAGGAGTTGACGGCCTCGGTGCGGGCTCAGTTGGAAGACTGTACATGCCTGCTCTTCGACGGGACCTGCTGGCAGGACGACGAGCTGATCCGGCTCGGCATCGCCGGCAAGACGTCGCGTGAGATGGGACACCTGCCGATCGGGGGCACCGATGGGAGCTTGAAGCAATTGTCCCAGCTCCCCATCGAGCGCAAGATGTACATCCACATCAACAATACAAATCCTATCTTGCTCGAGGACTCGCCCGAGCGAAGCAGCGTCGAGGAGCACGGCCTGGAAGTGGCCGCAGATGGGCTAGAACTGGAGATCTGA
- a CDS encoding Chromate resistance protein ChrB: MKDATNRGQEWFVLVYKLPSEPSRYRASVWRKLKTAGAIYLQSGVAALPADPGAERVMRGISQEIRESEGVACLLRGDAVVDEVGLSEAFDQARDAEYSEVIERCRAFHAELGKERGEENFTFAELEENEEDLAKLEAWFGKIRARDRFGAPLLQEAEQALVSCREDLEVFAASVYEATSHESANH, translated from the coding sequence ATGAAGGACGCCACAAACCGTGGGCAGGAGTGGTTCGTTCTGGTGTACAAGCTCCCGTCGGAGCCGAGCCGCTACCGGGCGAGCGTCTGGCGCAAGCTCAAAACCGCAGGCGCTATATATCTGCAAAGTGGGGTGGCGGCGCTTCCGGCCGATCCGGGGGCCGAGCGGGTGATGCGCGGTATCTCCCAGGAGATCCGCGAGTCGGAAGGTGTGGCCTGCCTCCTGAGAGGAGACGCGGTTGTCGATGAGGTGGGCCTGAGCGAGGCTTTCGACCAGGCCCGCGACGCTGAGTACTCTGAGGTTATAGAGAGGTGCCGAGCGTTTCACGCCGAGTTGGGTAAGGAGCGCGGTGAGGAGAATTTCACCTTCGCCGAGCTGGAGGAGAACGAGGAGGACCTTGCCAAGCTAGAGGCTTGGTTTGGCAAGATCCGGGCTCGCGACCGATTCGGCGCTCCGCTTTTACAGGAGGCCGAGCAGGCTCTCGTTTCGTGCCGGGAGGATCTGGAGGTCTTTGCCGCCTCGGTGTACGAGGCGACCAGCCATGAATCGGCCAACCACTGA
- the pqqA gene encoding pyrroloquinoline quinone precursor peptide PqqA, whose product MEWKTPEFEEIEIRAEVTAYAATWPDWD is encoded by the coding sequence ATGGAGTGGAAGACCCCCGAGTTCGAGGAAATCGAGATCAGAGCCGAGGTTACCGCATACGCCGCAACCTGGCCCGACTGGGACTGA
- the pqqC gene encoding pyrroloquinoline-quinone synthase PqqC gives MKLITADTGSFIEALRAQSQRYHSEHPFHALMNEGRLNRSQIQGWVANRFYYQENIPRKDAAILANCPDREVRRRWIRRIQDHDGTADEEGGIEAWLRLGEAAGLTRDEMLDERHIVPGVRFAVDAYVTFASTRPWVEAVASSLTELFAPDLMSERLAAFERFYTWIDPDGLAYFRARLTQAPRDSEHALEVVKEHCQTPEEQARAVEALSFKNDVLWSMLDAIDRAYPGGTQEGDS, from the coding sequence CTGAAGTTGATAACAGCCGATACTGGCAGCTTTATCGAGGCTTTGCGTGCTCAATCTCAGCGCTACCACAGTGAGCATCCGTTCCATGCGTTGATGAATGAGGGGCGCTTAAACCGCAGCCAGATCCAGGGCTGGGTGGCAAACCGCTTCTACTATCAGGAGAACATCCCGCGTAAGGACGCCGCCATTCTTGCCAACTGCCCCGACCGTGAGGTACGGCGGCGCTGGATCCGGCGCATCCAGGATCACGATGGAACGGCGGACGAAGAGGGGGGCATCGAGGCCTGGCTGCGCCTTGGAGAGGCTGCGGGACTGACGCGAGATGAGATGCTAGACGAGCGGCACATCGTGCCCGGGGTGCGGTTCGCCGTGGATGCTTACGTCACCTTTGCCAGCACCCGCCCCTGGGTCGAGGCGGTGGCTTCCTCGCTGACCGAGTTGTTTGCGCCGGATCTCATGTCGGAGCGTCTGGCCGCATTCGAGCGCTTTTACACCTGGATAGACCCCGACGGGCTCGCTTATTTCCGTGCCCGCCTTACGCAGGCCCCCCGCGACTCCGAGCACGCTCTCGAGGTGGTAAAGGAACACTGCCAGACACCAGAGGAACAGGCGCGGGCTGTGGAGGCACTATCCTTTAAAAATGACGTTCTTTGGAGCATGTTGGACGCCATTGATAGAGCTTATCCGGGCGGCACTCAGGAGGGTGATTCTTGA
- the pqqD gene encoding pyrroloquinoline quinone biosynthesis peptide chaperone PqqD has protein sequence MEWDPVREQQVLLAPEEILVLNQTGAIILGLCDGDRTVVEIVEELRGQYKTVADDEVREFLARLAAKRWVELGDE, from the coding sequence ATGGAGTGGGACCCAGTGCGGGAACAGCAAGTTCTGCTGGCACCGGAGGAAATCCTTGTCCTGAATCAAACAGGCGCAATCATCCTGGGCCTGTGCGATGGAGATAGAACGGTAGTAGAGATCGTAGAGGAGCTGCGCGGACAGTATAAGACCGTGGCCGACGATGAGGTGCGGGAGTTCCTCGCACGACTCGCCGCCAAGCGATGGGTGGAGCTCGGTGATGAATAG
- a CDS encoding ATP-dependent Clp protease ATP-binding subunit, whose amino-acid sequence MGNDKVDPARGDGSRTNATPMVDEYSRDLTRMAKDGKLDPVIGRAEEVETTIEILCRRTKNNPVLIGDPGVGKTAIVEGLAQWIVGGEVPDRLADKRVLALDLSGMVAGTQYRGEFEERLKKVLEEIRESPDDQIIFLDELHTVVGAGAVEGSMDASNMLKPALAYGEMHLVGATTVDEYRKNIEKDAALERRLQPILVGEPSVDHAIEILRGLKDRYEAHHLVKITEEAMVAAVEFSDRYVTGRFLPDKAIDLMDQASARVCLRAKTGPVDTKALEEELRSLQREKDHAVISEDFRRTKELKEKVARLREQIAESGGDHRPTVAEVTVEDIAEVVSRATGIPVSQLTEEERERLLRLEGQLHERIVGQEEAVEAVAEAIRRARAGLSDPNRPIGSFLFLGPTGVGKTELARTLADALFGNEAAIVRIDMSEFQEKHSVSRLVGAPPGYVGYEEAGQLTEAVRRRPYSVLLLDEIEKAHPDVFNVLLQILDDGRLTDSQGRTVDFKNAVVIMTSNFGAERIKAHAQLNETFEDLKEDMNRLLRSTLRPEFVNRIDEVILFRALGKDQIEEIAGLLLDHTSRRLKSQGVAIEFTEAAVALIAEEGYDPEFGARPLRRAIQRRVDNELSRLVLGGSLKPGDKVAVGAGEDGPGFEVIHGAAD is encoded by the coding sequence CGGGAAACTCGACCCCGTCATCGGGCGAGCCGAAGAAGTCGAGACCACCATCGAGATTCTCTGCCGGAGAACCAAGAATAACCCCGTGCTGATAGGGGATCCAGGTGTCGGCAAGACGGCAATCGTCGAGGGACTTGCTCAATGGATCGTGGGCGGCGAGGTCCCGGATAGGCTCGCTGATAAGCGCGTCCTCGCACTGGACCTCTCGGGAATGGTTGCGGGGACGCAGTATCGCGGAGAGTTCGAGGAGCGTCTCAAGAAAGTCCTGGAGGAGATCCGGGAGAGCCCGGATGATCAGATAATCTTCCTCGATGAGCTGCATACCGTGGTTGGAGCCGGCGCGGTAGAGGGCTCGATGGATGCCTCCAACATGCTCAAACCCGCCCTGGCATACGGCGAGATGCATCTCGTGGGCGCAACCACGGTAGACGAATACCGCAAGAACATCGAGAAGGACGCGGCGTTGGAACGTCGCTTGCAGCCGATCCTCGTCGGCGAGCCCTCCGTTGACCATGCTATCGAGATCCTGCGCGGCCTCAAGGACCGCTACGAGGCGCACCACCTCGTCAAGATTACCGAAGAGGCTATGGTCGCCGCCGTCGAGTTCTCCGACCGCTACGTCACCGGTCGTTTCCTCCCGGATAAGGCTATAGATCTGATGGACCAGGCGTCGGCTAGGGTGTGCCTGCGCGCGAAGACCGGACCTGTGGACACGAAAGCTCTGGAAGAGGAACTGAGGAGTCTTCAGAGGGAGAAGGATCACGCGGTCATCTCCGAGGACTTCAGGAGGACGAAAGAGCTCAAGGAGAAAGTGGCTCGCCTGCGCGAGCAGATCGCGGAATCCGGCGGCGATCATCGCCCGACGGTGGCGGAGGTGACGGTCGAGGACATCGCCGAGGTCGTCTCTCGGGCAACGGGCATCCCGGTGAGTCAGCTCACCGAGGAGGAGCGTGAGCGTCTGCTTCGCTTGGAAGGACAGCTTCACGAGCGCATCGTGGGCCAGGAAGAAGCCGTCGAGGCGGTGGCCGAAGCCATAAGACGCGCCCGCGCTGGACTCTCCGACCCGAATAGGCCTATAGGTAGCTTTCTATTCCTCGGTCCCACCGGTGTTGGCAAGACCGAGCTAGCGCGCACGCTCGCCGACGCTCTCTTCGGGAATGAGGCGGCGATAGTCAGGATAGACATGTCGGAGTTTCAGGAGAAGCACTCGGTGTCGCGGCTCGTCGGTGCGCCTCCGGGCTACGTCGGGTACGAGGAGGCCGGGCAGTTGACGGAAGCGGTGAGACGCCGCCCGTATTCGGTGTTGCTGCTCGACGAGATCGAGAAAGCGCACCCGGACGTCTTCAACGTACTGCTCCAGATCCTGGACGACGGACGGCTTACAGACTCCCAGGGTAGGACCGTGGATTTCAAGAACGCGGTGGTAATCATGACAAGCAACTTCGGGGCGGAGCGCATCAAGGCGCACGCCCAGCTAAACGAGACGTTCGAGGACCTCAAGGAGGACATGAACCGGCTGCTCAGGAGTACCCTGCGCCCGGAGTTCGTGAACCGCATAGACGAGGTGATCCTGTTCCGCGCCCTGGGCAAGGATCAGATAGAGGAGATAGCGGGCCTCCTCCTCGACCACACTTCGAGACGCCTGAAAAGTCAGGGAGTCGCGATCGAGTTCACCGAGGCCGCCGTGGCACTGATCGCCGAAGAAGGCTACGACCCCGAGTTCGGAGCCCGTCCTTTGCGGCGCGCCATCCAGCGGAGGGTGGACAATGAACTCTCGCGCTTGGTCCTGGGCGGTTCGCTAAAACCGGGAGACAAGGTAGCCGTCGGCGCTGGCGAAGACGGACCTGGATTCGAGGTGATCCACGGAGCGGCCGACTAG
- a CDS encoding dipeptidase yields the protein MSRDVFPIVFDGHNDVLERLIEPDGGGPSAFFERGERGHLDLPRAREGGFGGGFFAVWVPSPRGQNSESALDPAYALRYSMAAAAMLFKIEDRSDGQFKIVHTAADLQRCLDEEVMPAVLHLEGADAIDTDLDALHVLYRAGLRSLGLVWSRPNAFAEGVAWQFQRSADTGPGLTEAGKELVRACNDLGIMLDVSHLNERGFWDVAALSDAPLVATHSNAYTICAATRNLTDPQLDAIAASDGMVGLNFAPHNLREDGVSDKDTSLKVMVRQIDYLVGRVGIGRVGFGSDFDGVPVSQEIGDVSGLPRFVSALRDRGYNAQALRKLAHKNWVRVLRKTWGE from the coding sequence ATGAGTCGAGATGTATTTCCGATCGTGTTCGATGGACACAACGATGTGCTTGAAAGGCTCATTGAGCCGGATGGGGGCGGACCTAGTGCATTTTTCGAGCGCGGTGAGCGGGGCCACCTGGATCTGCCCCGGGCACGGGAGGGCGGCTTTGGGGGCGGCTTCTTCGCGGTCTGGGTGCCCTCACCAAGAGGTCAGAATTCCGAATCCGCGCTAGATCCTGCGTACGCGCTGCGCTACTCGATGGCTGCTGCCGCCATGCTGTTCAAGATCGAAGATCGCTCGGACGGGCAGTTCAAGATCGTCCACACTGCCGCTGACCTTCAGCGGTGCCTGGATGAAGAAGTGATGCCGGCGGTACTCCACCTAGAGGGTGCGGATGCGATCGACACCGACCTCGATGCGCTGCACGTGCTCTACCGAGCAGGGCTGCGTTCGCTGGGCCTCGTCTGGAGCCGTCCGAACGCCTTTGCCGAGGGTGTCGCCTGGCAGTTTCAGCGCTCGGCGGATACAGGTCCGGGCCTAACCGAAGCCGGTAAGGAGTTGGTTCGCGCCTGCAACGACCTCGGCATCATGCTAGATGTGTCGCATCTGAACGAACGAGGCTTCTGGGATGTGGCGGCGCTCTCGGATGCCCCGCTCGTGGCGACCCACTCCAACGCATACACCATCTGCGCCGCCACCCGGAACCTCACGGACCCGCAGCTCGACGCCATAGCCGCCTCGGACGGAATGGTGGGCCTCAATTTCGCCCCCCACAACCTCCGCGAGGACGGGGTCAGCGATAAGGACACCTCTCTGAAGGTAATGGTGCGGCAGATCGACTACCTGGTAGGGCGAGTCGGTATCGGCAGGGTCGGCTTCGGTTCTGACTTCGATGGGGTTCCAGTGTCACAAGAGATAGGCGATGTATCAGGGCTACCGAGGTTCGTGTCGGCGCTCAGAGACCGGGGCTACAATGCCCAGGCACTCCGAAAGCTCGCCCACAAGAATTGGGTCCGCGTCCTGCGTAAGACCTGGGGTGAATAG
- a CDS encoding MSMEG_3727 family PQQ-associated protein → MAKAREKQLSQMVSELGLDKQNGGAIGRLLNHGGLAHAEEGSDGRMKIQIRIPEDELTYSPSITVMPHAGELEIEFFNDDTNTHCAQVPSNGDYQWIWLPNHSTGKVTVQLDGPGYYWYSSNVGNDEGRGLMGAIVVMGEVPEEARLDRPAQPRP, encoded by the coding sequence GTGGCAAAGGCCAGGGAGAAGCAGCTATCCCAGATGGTGAGCGAGCTTGGTCTGGACAAGCAAAACGGCGGTGCGATAGGTCGCCTGCTCAACCACGGAGGGCTCGCGCACGCCGAGGAGGGATCCGACGGCCGCATGAAGATCCAGATCCGGATTCCCGAAGACGAGTTGACCTATTCGCCTTCGATCACCGTCATGCCCCATGCGGGTGAACTCGAGATCGAGTTCTTCAACGATGACACGAACACTCACTGCGCGCAGGTGCCGAGTAATGGTGACTACCAGTGGATATGGTTGCCGAACCATTCAACCGGAAAGGTCACCGTCCAACTCGATGGTCCGGGCTATTACTGGTATAGCTCCAATGTAGGCAACGATGAAGGCCGGGGACTGATGGGGGCAATCGTCGTGATGGGGGAGGTTCCCGAGGAGGCTCGCCTCGACCGTCCGGCCCAGCCACGTCCGTAA
- a CDS encoding tetratricopeptide repeat protein codes for MGDRINEADHLAREGRQGKASEILRSVLEDDPGDAAASLSYARILGSLGHEREAIPRYEQAIAGGLSDKETEEAALDLGSSYRTVGEPAKAAEVLKRGLARFPENQALRAFLAMSLHDLGEYREATATLLRCLTEFSSDAWIVRYQRPINHYADDMHEESPDLAADALVKGPSGFSARGAVAHHETLRGAIRRGILVRDLIQHLPPPPAAIVDVGGGAGRVAIPLAKKGYEVTILDPSEEALARARQALEREDAATGSRVRLVQGRGEEAPGLLGETIFDATTCHGVLPSVEDPGPLVRALVRLVRPGSLISVLAKNADALAMRPALQGHYRKALGSLEANWDEGPFGTLTRADTVAGLRDILESAGAEVIAWHGVRSFTEHLGDTPAVPDVLEDALELEWAAGRKDPYRGVARWIHLLGRRAER; via the coding sequence ATGGGAGACCGGATAAACGAAGCAGACCACCTGGCACGGGAAGGTAGGCAAGGTAAGGCGTCAGAGATACTGCGCAGCGTGCTAGAGGACGATCCCGGCGACGCGGCGGCCAGCCTCTCTTACGCCCGTATCCTCGGTAGTCTGGGCCACGAGCGAGAAGCCATTCCCAGGTACGAGCAAGCGATCGCGGGCGGTCTATCGGATAAGGAAACGGAGGAGGCTGCCCTCGACCTCGGCAGCTCGTACCGCACCGTGGGCGAGCCGGCGAAGGCAGCAGAGGTTCTGAAACGCGGCCTGGCGCGATTCCCGGAGAACCAGGCTTTGCGAGCGTTTCTGGCTATGAGTCTCCACGATCTCGGAGAGTACCGTGAGGCGACGGCAACCCTGCTGCGGTGTCTTACGGAGTTCTCCTCTGATGCCTGGATCGTCCGTTACCAGCGACCCATAAACCACTACGCGGATGATATGCACGAAGAATCCCCTGACCTCGCGGCTGACGCGTTAGTGAAAGGCCCGTCCGGGTTTTCCGCACGGGGAGCCGTGGCGCACCACGAGACCCTGCGAGGCGCGATACGACGCGGGATCCTCGTTCGAGACCTGATCCAGCACCTGCCACCGCCGCCGGCCGCTATTGTAGACGTGGGCGGCGGGGCCGGGCGTGTCGCCATCCCGTTGGCTAAGAAGGGTTACGAGGTGACAATCCTGGACCCCTCTGAAGAGGCGCTTGCCCGGGCGCGACAGGCGCTTGAGAGGGAAGATGCAGCGACCGGTAGCCGCGTGCGGCTGGTGCAGGGTCGTGGTGAGGAAGCGCCGGGCCTGCTCGGCGAGACGATCTTCGATGCGACTACCTGTCACGGGGTCTTACCCTCCGTCGAAGACCCGGGGCCGCTCGTGCGAGCTCTGGTCAGACTCGTCCGGCCCGGCAGCTTGATCTCGGTGCTGGCAAAGAATGCCGATGCGCTTGCCATGCGCCCGGCCCTCCAGGGCCACTACCGGAAAGCACTAGGCTCTTTGGAAGCGAATTGGGACGAAGGACCCTTTGGAACACTTACGCGAGCCGACACGGTAGCTGGGCTCCGGGATATCCTTGAGTCCGCCGGTGCCGAGGTTATAGCTTGGCACGGGGTAAGGAGCTTCACGGAACACCTCGGCGACACTCCCGCAGTCCCCGATGTGCTGGAGGATGCCCTGGAGCTCGAATGGGCAGCGGGACGAAAGGACCCCTACAGGGGTGTGGCCCGCTGGATCCACCTGCTCGGCAGGAGAGCCGAGAGGTAG
- the pqqE gene encoding pyrroloquinoline quinone biosynthesis protein PqqE, producing the protein MNRPYGMLAELTYECPLHCPYCSNPLNLAEYNEELSTEDWQRVMSQARELGVLQLHLSGGEPLRRRDLVELVSSARDIGLYTNLITSTVGLSRGRAEQLKDAGLDHIQISIQADEQGLSDRIAGTPAYDRKIEAAHMVKELDWPLTLNVVLHRHNIDRVGHILELAEELGADQIELANTQYHGWAMRNRAALLPSRTQLEDAEEIVRAARRRLKGKMEIIYVIPDYYSKYPKPCMGGWGKQQLTVTPNGNALPCPAAHQLDLPRASVREHSLEWIWEESTIFNRFRGTEWMPEPCQSCDRREIDFGGCRCQAFQLTGDAARTDPVCHLSPDHEIVAKAVREANEDAQPDEAELIHRANAARRA; encoded by the coding sequence ATGAATAGACCGTATGGCATGCTGGCCGAGCTTACTTACGAATGCCCGCTCCACTGCCCGTACTGCTCAAACCCGCTCAATCTTGCGGAATACAACGAGGAACTGAGCACGGAAGATTGGCAACGGGTGATGAGCCAGGCTCGGGAGCTCGGAGTTTTGCAGCTTCACCTGTCGGGTGGCGAGCCTCTCCGGCGCCGCGATCTTGTAGAACTCGTCTCCAGCGCCCGCGACATAGGTCTGTATACCAACCTCATTACGAGCACTGTGGGCCTATCGCGTGGACGGGCGGAACAGCTAAAGGACGCCGGCCTAGACCACATACAGATCAGCATCCAAGCCGACGAGCAAGGCCTCTCCGACCGTATAGCCGGTACTCCTGCCTATGACCGCAAGATCGAGGCGGCCCACATGGTCAAGGAGCTGGATTGGCCGCTCACTTTGAATGTGGTCCTCCACCGCCACAACATCGACAGGGTGGGCCACATCCTCGAGTTAGCCGAGGAGTTGGGGGCCGACCAAATTGAGCTTGCCAATACCCAGTACCATGGCTGGGCCATGCGCAACCGCGCGGCTCTACTGCCCAGCAGGACGCAGCTCGAGGATGCCGAGGAGATAGTACGCGCCGCACGTCGGCGCCTGAAGGGGAAGATGGAGATCATCTACGTTATCCCCGATTACTACAGCAAGTACCCCAAACCCTGTATGGGCGGCTGGGGCAAACAGCAGCTAACGGTGACACCAAACGGAAACGCCCTGCCCTGCCCCGCGGCGCATCAACTCGACCTTCCCCGGGCCAGCGTGCGCGAGCACTCGCTGGAGTGGATCTGGGAGGAGTCGACCATCTTCAATCGCTTCCGGGGCACGGAGTGGATGCCGGAGCCTTGCCAGAGTTGTGATCGCCGCGAGATAGATTTCGGTGGTTGTCGCTGCCAGGCGTTCCAGCTCACCGGTGACGCCGCACGAACCGATCCAGTCTGCCACCTCTCGCCAGACCACGAGATCGTGGCTAAGGCGGTACGAGAGGCCAACGAAGACGCCCAGCCAGACGAAGCAGAGCTCATCCACCGTGCGAATGCTGCCCGGCGGGCGTAA
- a CDS encoding YkvA family protein, with product MKAEAYAVYLAYEDPRMALYAKLFATLLVAYAFSPLDLIPDFIPILGYLDNLLLTSLGVALAMRMIPQRGPLIRQSE from the coding sequence TTGAAGGCCGAGGCCTACGCCGTGTATCTGGCTTACGAGGACCCTCGGATGGCACTCTACGCCAAGCTGTTTGCCACCCTCTTGGTTGCCTATGCTTTCAGCCCCTTAGATCTGATCCCGGACTTCATCCCGATCCTCGGCTACCTGGATAACCTCCTCCTGACCTCTCTGGGCGTGGCCCTCGCGATGCGAATGATCCCCCAAAGAGGTCCTCTTATTCGGCAGTCGGAATAG
- a CDS encoding PQQ-dependent dehydrogenase, methanol/ethanol family, translating into MTQEYIDAPSPVSLGNLSTTTGDAPPVAKDLTYERILDARSEPHNWITYYGAYDGQRYSPLDQINTENVKRLTPAFVFQSGSQGLHAGPSTYSFEAAPLVVDGVMFVSGWDGFVWALDAKTGQSLWQYKHAIPFDTSLCCGNVNRGVAVAQGKVFVATLNAHIIALDAENGEKIWDTVHGDVRAGESATVAPLVVKDTVIVGSSGGEFGVRGHLDAYNIETGERVWRCYMVPKPGEPGSETWPDDGETWQRGGGNCWVTGTYDPELNLLYWGTGNPAPDFDGEVRPGDNLYTDSVVAVNPDNGEKVWHYQFTPHDLWDYDSNMESILFEKDGRKLLGHFDKNGYFFILDRTNGELVSVTPFVDRINWGEIDSDGKVTPSIYPEKEGEEVHFYPGPAGGKEWTHAAFSPRTEMFYCPVQDTGSTIARRRREFKEGMPYWGAHVIVDSEDMKGSVSAFNTDGEEAWRWETEMPMCASVLATAGDLVFAGEPSGYLNALDARTGEHLWKFQCGSGHHSSPTTYSIDGRQYIAVPVGWGAWVEGFLPGMMGGPHGSGIFVFALPEE; encoded by the coding sequence TTGACGCAGGAATACATAGACGCACCGTCGCCGGTCTCTCTCGGGAATTTGAGCACCACGACCGGGGATGCGCCGCCGGTAGCGAAGGACCTCACGTACGAGCGCATCCTCGATGCCCGCTCGGAGCCGCATAACTGGATTACCTACTACGGTGCTTACGACGGGCAGCGCTACAGTCCGCTGGACCAGATCAACACGGAGAACGTCAAGCGGCTCACTCCCGCGTTTGTGTTCCAGTCCGGCTCGCAGGGCCTTCACGCGGGTCCCTCGACATACTCGTTCGAGGCCGCCCCGCTCGTCGTGGACGGCGTCATGTTCGTCTCGGGCTGGGATGGCTTTGTCTGGGCTCTCGACGCCAAGACGGGACAGTCACTGTGGCAATATAAGCACGCGATCCCGTTCGATACCTCGCTGTGCTGCGGCAATGTGAACCGCGGGGTCGCCGTGGCGCAGGGTAAGGTCTTCGTCGCCACCCTGAATGCCCATATAATCGCGCTCGACGCCGAAAACGGCGAGAAGATCTGGGACACCGTACACGGTGACGTGCGGGCCGGTGAGAGCGCCACGGTCGCTCCCCTCGTCGTGAAGGATACGGTCATCGTGGGCAGCTCCGGCGGGGAGTTCGGGGTGCGCGGCCATCTCGACGCCTACAATATCGAGACCGGAGAGCGCGTCTGGCGGTGCTACATGGTGCCGAAGCCCGGCGAGCCGGGGTCGGAGACCTGGCCGGACGATGGCGAGACCTGGCAACGGGGTGGTGGAAACTGCTGGGTCACGGGCACCTACGACCCGGAGCTTAACCTCCTGTACTGGGGGACCGGCAACCCGGCGCCTGACTTCGACGGAGAAGTCCGTCCGGGCGACAACCTCTACACCGACAGCGTCGTCGCCGTGAACCCCGACAACGGCGAGAAGGTGTGGCACTATCAGTTCACCCCGCACGACCTGTGGGACTATGACTCAAACATGGAGAGCATCCTCTTCGAGAAGGACGGGCGCAAGCTACTCGGACACTTCGACAAGAACGGATACTTCTTCATCCTGGACCGCACGAACGGCGAACTCGTTTCGGTAACACCCTTCGTTGACCGCATCAATTGGGGCGAGATCGACTCCGACGGTAAAGTAACGCCCAGCATATACCCCGAGAAGGAGGGAGAAGAGGTCCACTTTTACCCGGGGCCGGCCGGGGGCAAGGAATGGACGCACGCGGCCTTCAGCCCGAGGACAGAGATGTTCTACTGCCCGGTACAGGATACCGGTTCGACGATCGCGCGTAGGCGCAGGGAGTTCAAGGAGGGCATGCCTTACTGGGGAGCGCATGTCATCGTGGACTCCGAGGACATGAAGGGGTCCGTAAGCGCCTTCAACACGGACGGCGAGGAAGCCTGGAGGTGGGAGACTGAGATGCCGATGTGCGCGTCGGTGCTCGCCACGGCTGGCGACCTCGTGTTCGCGGGCGAACCCTCGGGTTATCTAAACGCATTAGATGCGCGCACCGGGGAACATTTGTGGAAATTCCAGTGCGGAAGCGGCCACCACAGCAGCCCAACGACCTACAGCATAGACGGCAGGCAGTATATAGCCGTGCCGGTCGGCTGGGGCGCCTGGGTCGAAGGGTTCCTACCCGGAATGATGGGTGGACCTCATGGCTCCGGTATCTTCGTTTTCGCGCTGCCGGAGGAATAA